A window of Mixophyes fleayi isolate aMixFle1 chromosome 10, aMixFle1.hap1, whole genome shotgun sequence contains these coding sequences:
- the CFL1 gene encoding cofilin-1 produces MASGVAVSDAVVTVFNEMKVRKACTPDEAKKRIKAVMFCLSDDKKKIVQEEGKVIYMGDVGETITDPYKHFVDMLPNEDCRYALYDCTYETKESKKEDLVFIFWAPEEAPLKSKMIYASSKDAIKKKFTGIKHELQANNKSDIKDRSTLADKLGGSIVTSVEGLPL; encoded by the exons ATG gcttcaGGTGTTGCAGTTTCTGATGCTGTTGTTACAGTCTTCAATGAAATGAAGGTACGAAAGGCATGCACTCCGGATGAGGCAAAGAAGCGCATTAAGGCAGTTATGTTTTGCCTGAGTGATGACAAGAAAAAAATAGTTCAAGAAGAAGGGAAAGTGATCTATATGGGAGATGTTGGTGAAACAATTACGGACCCCTACAAGCACTTTGTGGATATGCTACCTAATGAAGACTGCCGTTATGCCCTCTATGACTGCACCTATGAAACAAAGGAGAGTAAGAAAGAGGACCTGGTCTTTATCTTCTG GGCTCCTGAGGAAGCACCACTGAAAAGCAAAATGATATATGCTAGTTCTAAAGATGCAATCAAAAAGAAATTCACAG gtatCAAGCATGAGTTGCAGGCAAACAACAAAAGTGACATAAAGGACCGCAGTACTCTTGCTGACAAACTTGGGGGCAGCATTGTCACCTCTGTAGAAGGACTACCCTTGTGA